A portion of the Pseudorasbora parva isolate DD20220531a chromosome 1, ASM2467924v1, whole genome shotgun sequence genome contains these proteins:
- the LOC137080929 gene encoding uncharacterized protein isoform X2: protein MDDRRSLSDCSDDSGSSDRSKDRPPPDPPDWSDDSGSSDRSKDRPPPDPPDCSDDSGSSDRSKDRPPPDPPDWSDDCSDYWSASEHSTDPPSFNRIIARVQSGLGRLSSSNGTKYHDTSRRDADMYVLHNLKSQMKELLEAYHRLKNVSRLIQEIVSGTQGAAQRPNLATILKETFMCLICRGVMERPVFTSCCRSVLGCKVCIDQWMENSRQCPKCRSEGVVITEVAGLSNVLEVTNSFV from the exons ATGGATGACCGTCGCAGCCTCTCTGACTGCAGTGATGACAGCGGTTCTTCAGATCGCAGTAAAGATCGTCCTCCTCCTGATCCTCCTGACTGGAGTGATGACAGCGGTTCTTCAGATCGCAGTAAAGATCGTCCTCCTCCTGATCCTCCTGACTGCAGTGATGACAGCGGTTCTTCAGATCGCAGTAAAGATCGTCCTCCTCCTGATCCTCCTGACTGGAGTGACGACTGCAGTGACTACTGGAGTGCTTCAGAACACAGTACTGATCCTCCTTCATTCAACC GAATCATTGCTCGGGTCCAATCTGGGCTTGGCAGACTCTCAAGCAGCAATGGTACCAAATACCATGATACCAG tcGCAGAGATGCTGACATGTATGTCCTTCATAACCTTAAATCTCAAATGAAGGAGCTGTTGGAGGCCTATCATAgattaaaaaatgtatccagACTAATTCAGGAGATTGTTTCCGGGACACAAGGAGCAGCGCAAAGGCCAAACCTGGCAACAATTTTAAAGGAAACATTCATGTGTCTAATCTGCAGAg GTGTCATGGAAAGACCTGTGTTCACCTCATGCTGCAGGAGTGTGTTGGGGTGTAAGGTCTGTATTGACCAATGGATGGAGAACTCAAGGCAGTGTCCTAAATGCAGATCTGAAGGTGTCGTCATCACAGAAGTTGCAGGCCTATCCAATGTGCTTGAAGTCACTAATAGTTTTGTCTAA
- the LOC137080929 gene encoding uncharacterized protein isoform X1 translates to MDDRRSLSDCSDDSGSSDRSKDRPPPDPPDWSDDSGSSDRSKDRPPPDPPDCSDDSGSSDRSKDRPPPDPPDWSDDCSDYWSASEHSTDPPSFNHFILNVSKDLDNLFKNEYPQTQQCLDRLKTFAEDFRGADAGSQYGINSGIAGGVMMGLGIALAPFTLGASAVVAGAGAAVATGGLIARGVWNKKKSSMLTKFKVDFEAELNTFQNKIFCMNDKMKSTQQLIEKIMRDINNPKRKVSYLGTYFDSAYELSCFIRIYDVGGLAAKISETVRLIGAITGIIARVQSGLGRLSSSNGTKYHDTSRRDADMYVLHNLKSQMKELLEAYHRLKNVSRLIQEIVSGTQGAAQRPNLATILKETFMCLICRGVMERPVFTSCCRSVLGCKVCIDQWMENSRQCPKCRSEGVVITEVAGLSNVLEVTNSFV, encoded by the exons ATGGATGACCGTCGCAGCCTCTCTGACTGCAGTGATGACAGCGGTTCTTCAGATCGCAGTAAAGATCGTCCTCCTCCTGATCCTCCTGACTGGAGTGATGACAGCGGTTCTTCAGATCGCAGTAAAGATCGTCCTCCTCCTGATCCTCCTGACTGCAGTGATGACAGCGGTTCTTCAGATCGCAGTAAAGATCGTCCTCCTCCTGATCCTCCTGACTGGAGTGACGACTGCAGTGACTACTGGAGTGCTTCAGAACACAGTACTGATCCTCCTTCATTCAACC attttattttaaatgtctcAAAAGATTTGGATAATCTCTTTAAGAATGAATACCCTCAAACCCAGCAGTGCTTGGACAGACTGAAAACCTTTGCAGAAGATTTCAGAGGTGCTGATGCAGGCTCTCAGTATGGAATAAACTCAGGAATAGCTGGAGGGGTCATGATGGGTTTGGGAATCGCTCTTGCTCCGTTTACTCTGGGAGCTTCTGCCGTTGTTGCCGGAGCTGGAGCAGCAGTGGCCACAGGCGGTCTGATTGCTAGAGGAGTCTGGAACAAAAAGAAATCAAGCATGCTGACAAAATTCAAAGTAGACTTTGAAGCTGAACTGAATACATTTCAGAATAAAATCTTCTGTATGAATGACAAGATGAAATCCACTCAACAGCTTATCGAGAAAATAATGAGAGACATTAATAATCCAAAGCGTAAGGTCAGTTATTTAGGTACATATTTTGACTCCGCCTATGAATTATCTTGCTTCATACGGATATATGATGTTGGTGGATTGGCTGCGAAGATTTCTGAAACTGTGCGTTTGATTGGAGCAATTACAGGAATCATTGCTCGGGTCCAATCTGGGCTTGGCAGACTCTCAAGCAGCAATGGTACCAAATACCATGATACCAG tcGCAGAGATGCTGACATGTATGTCCTTCATAACCTTAAATCTCAAATGAAGGAGCTGTTGGAGGCCTATCATAgattaaaaaatgtatccagACTAATTCAGGAGATTGTTTCCGGGACACAAGGAGCAGCGCAAAGGCCAAACCTGGCAACAATTTTAAAGGAAACATTCATGTGTCTAATCTGCAGAg GTGTCATGGAAAGACCTGTGTTCACCTCATGCTGCAGGAGTGTGTTGGGGTGTAAGGTCTGTATTGACCAATGGATGGAGAACTCAAGGCAGTGTCCTAAATGCAGATCTGAAGGTGTCGTCATCACAGAAGTTGCAGGCCTATCCAATGTGCTTGAAGTCACTAATAGTTTTGTCTAA
- the LOC137073371 gene encoding ribosome-binding protein 1-like, whose protein sequence is MAQGSERCAEMAQGSERCAEMAQGSERCAEMAQGSGRSAKMTQGSGRSAKMTQRFGRCAEMTRGSGMSAEMAEGSRRSAEFTRGSGRCAEMTRGSGMSAEMAEGSRRSAEFARGSGRCAEMTQGSGRCAEMTQGSERCAEMTQGSGRSAEMAEGSRRSAEMTRGSGRSTENLEGVLR, encoded by the coding sequence ATGGCACAAGGCTCTGAAAGGTGTGCTGAGATGGCACAAGGCTCTGAAAGGTGTGCTGAGATGGCACAAGGCTCTGAAAGGTGTGCTGAGATGGcacaaggctctggaaggtctgctaaGATGAcacaaggctctggaaggtctgctaaGATGACACAACGCTTTGGAAGGTGTGCTGAGatgacacgaggctctggaatgTCTGCTGAGATGGCAGAAGGCTCTAGAAGATCTGCTGAGTttacacgaggctctggaaggtgtGCTGAGatgacacgaggctctggaatgTCTGCTGAGATGGCAGAAGGCTCTAGAAGATCTGCTGAGTTtgcacgaggctctggaaggtgtGCTGAGATGAcacaaggctctggaaggtGTGCTGAGATGACACAAGGCTCTGAAAGGTGTGCTGAGATGAcacaaggctctggaaggtctgctgagatggCAGAAGGCTCTAGAAGATCTGCTGAGatgacacgaggctctggaaggtctacTGAGAATCTGGAAGGTGTGCTGAGATGA